Proteins co-encoded in one Astatotilapia calliptera chromosome 18, fAstCal1.2, whole genome shotgun sequence genomic window:
- the pak1ip1 gene encoding p21-activated protein kinase-interacting protein 1-like, which produces MAAVLELVAGSYEQITFGYQVKTDEKEWTAKAEFTHHAHTASVSAVAASERFVVTGSKDETIQVYNMKKRIEHGALLHHDGTITCLEFYGTSHLLSGGEDGLLCVWSTKKWECLKSIKAHKGHVTSLSIHPSGKLALSVGTDKTLRTWNLINGRSAFIKNIKQNAHIVRWSPDGDRYVVVMNDKVNIYVLETATVTGTVANPKRIASVNFLNNSILAVAGDDETVRLCDVEKAKWVCDFKAHETRVKTVDSVNVDDYSVVVTASNDGFIKMWKIHLKEELEPPTLLGEVNTSARLTCLAVRRTSPMQQEITEEEAPQATTSEELLPELLRTKRVRIATEVVVLEDESKPKKKKKKNSGK; this is translated from the exons GAGTGGACAGCCAAAGCAGAATTCACACATCACGCTCACACAGCTTCAGTATCCGCAGTGGCTGCCAGTGAGAGGTTTGTCGTGACGGGGAGCAAAGATGAGACCATCCAAGTGTACAACATGAAGAAAAGGATCGAGCACGGTGCTTTGCTGCATCATGACG GTACCATCACTTGCCTCGAGTTTTACGGGACGTCTCACTTACTGAGTGGAGGAGAGGACGGactcctgtgtgtgtggagcACGAAGAAGTGGGAGTGTCTGAAATCCATCAAAGCTCACAA AGGTCATGTGACATCgctgtccatccatccgtctggGAAGCTTGCGCTCTCAGTTGGGACCGATAAGACACTGAG AACCTGGAATCTCATTAATGGAAGATCAGCGTTcatcaaaaacataaaacaga ATGCACACATTGTTAGGTGGTCACCAGACGGGGACAGATACGTGGTTGTGATGAACGACAAAGTGAACATTTACGTGCTGGAGACAGCCACTGTGACGGGAACGGTCGCAAACCCCAAAAGGATCGCTTCTGTCAATTTTTTAAAC AACTCCATCCTGGCCGTTGCAGGAGACGATGAAACTGTGAGGTTGTGTGATGTGGAGAAAGCAAAATGGGTGTGTGATTTCAAGGCTCACGAAACCAG AGTGAAGACGGTCGACAGTGTGAACGTGGATGATTACTCTGTGGTGGTGACTGCTTCAAATGATGGTTTCatcaaaatgtggaaaattcATCTTAAAGAG GAGCTGGAACCTCCCACACTCCTTGGGGAAGTGAACACATCAGCCAGACTGACATGCCTTGCTGTGAGGAGAACTTCACCGATGCAGCAGGAGATCACTGAGGAAGAAGCACCCCAAGCAACAACATCTGAAG AACTACTTCCCGAACTTCTAAGGACAAAGAGAGTCCGAATTGCCACAGAAGTCGTCGTCCTGGAAGACGAGAGCAagcccaagaagaagaagaaaaagaacagtggaaaatag
- the LOC113010903 gene encoding transmembrane protein 14C-like, whose translation MLMAVDWIGFSYAALVSAGGVVGYVKAGSVTSLVAGLLFGVLAAVGAYLTSKNPRNVWLSAGTAGTLCVVMGLRFLGSWKFMPAGLMTLLSLLVLMKTFARMGKTQSHKS comes from the exons ATGCTCATGGCTGTCGACTGGATTGGGTTCAGCTATGCTGCTCTGGTGTCGGCAGGAGGGGTCGTAGGTTATGTGAAAGCAG GCAGTGTCACCTCTCTGGTCGCAGGGCTGCTGTTTGGCGTGCTGGCTGCGGTCGGCGCTTATCTGACATCTAAAAACCCCAGGAATGTGTGGCTTTCAGCCG GCACTGCAGGAACTCTCTGTGTGGTGATGGGACTGAGATTTCTCGGCTCCTGGAAGTTCATGCCAGCTGGTTTGATGACTTTATTGAG tttgctgGTATTGATGAAGACCTTCGCCAGAATGGGAAAGACACAATCACACAAATCTTGA
- the LOC113010901 gene encoding serine/threonine-protein kinase MAK-like isoform X2 — MTSVWDCQGSSLKESQGSVWMINRYTTLKQLGDGTYGSVLLGKSNETGELVAIKRMKRKFYSWDECLNLREVKSLKKLNHANVVKLKEVIRENDYLYFVFEYMKENLYQLMKEREDQMFSENEIRNILFQVLSGLAFVHKHGYFHRDLKPENILCMGPELVKIADFGLAREIRSQPPYTDYVSTRWYRAPEVLLRSNSYSSPIDIWAVGCIMAELYTLTPLFPGNNEVDEILKICQVLGTLKKLDWPEGFNLAASMNFRFPKCAPTSLRSLIPNASDDAITLMKDMLQWDPEKRPSASQALRYPYFYVGQTLGAPLKHSEQQAQKKISETAADLKPLSLCKPHLDPCELVTTHAEPQTCSQSLHQPIQQIPLPQEDIEKSTLQPVCPSTLTEGQQEPLSLVKRRPPEHCQPVNITERGAENRHARPARRRWGQTSFRSVDSWDDSDDKDTGVSISKKPTITSLRNSCRFSESKNNRGSKLPSNNGLSRDDSNTMSAKQHYLHQSRYMPDVGLPKIPDKTPLKEKTSEDLDLLKDSFVSSSNTKTFMTPLQKTETGAARQRVILAPIGDASAVDLSSAADLRVELQTKPLKSKTLNKLAPSNEEYEGWKSRKLNSQVFGFITSTPAKTSLSRSSNSQPVTGRVDWTAKYSGRR, encoded by the exons atgaCCAGCGTCTGGGATTGTCAGGGTTCCTCACTGAAGGAGAGCCAGGGCTCTGTGTGGATGATTAACCGCTACACCACACTCAAGCAGCTCGGGGACGGCACGTATGGCAGTGTGCTCCTGGGCAAGAGCAATGAGACTGGTGAGCTGGTGGCCATAAAGAG GATGAAGAGGAAGTTTTATTCCTGGGACGAATGCTTAAACCTAAGAGAAGTGAAG TCACTGAAGAAGCTGAACCATGCCAATGTGGTGAAACTGAAGGAAGTCATCAGAGAAAATGACTACCTCTACTTTGTCTTTGAGTATATGAAAGAAAACCTCTATCAGCTCATGAAAGAACG AGAagatcagatgttttcagaaaatGAGATAAGGAACATTTTGTTCCAGGTATTATCTGGCTTAGCATTTGTGCATAAGCACG GGTATTTCCATCGTGATCTGAAGCCGGAGAACATACTGTGCATGGGCCCGGAGCTCGTGAAGATCGCAGATTTTGGCCTAGCAAGAGAAATCCGCTCGCAACCACCTTACACAGATTATGTGTCCACAAGATG GTACCGGGCCCCTGAGGTTCTGCTCAGGTCCAACTCTTACAGCTCTCCCATCGACATCTGGGCAGTGGGCTGCATCATGGCAGAGCTGTACACCCTGACACCTTTGTTCCCAGGAAACAACGAGGTGGACGAGATCTTAAAAATCTGTCAGGTGCTGGGAACGCTGAAGAAG TTGGACTGGCCTGAGGGCTTCAACCTCGCAGCCTCAATGAACTTCCGCTTCCCGAAGTGCGCTCCCACCAGCCTCAGGTCCCTGATTCCCAACGCCAGTGATGACGCGATCACGCTGATGAAAGACATGCTGCAGTGGGACCCTGAGAAAAGACCGAGTGCTTCTCAG GCTTTGAGGTATCCATACTTCTATGTAGGACAGACACTTGGTGCCCCACTAAAGCACTCAGAACAGCAGGCCCAGAAGAAGATTTCTGAGACAGCTGCAGATCTGAAGCCTCTGTCCCTCTGTAAGCCTCATCTGGACCCCTGCGAGCTTGTCACGACCCACGCTGAGCCTCAGACCTGCAGCCAGTCTCTCCATCAGCCTATCCAGCAGATTCCTCTTCCTCAGGAGGATATAGAGAAGAGCACACTTCAACCAGTGTGTCccagcacactgacagaggggcAGCAGGAGCCTCTCAGTCTGGTGAAAAGAAGACCACCAGAGCACTGTCAGCCTGTAAACATCACTGAG CGAGGAGCCGAGAATAGACATGCCCGGCCTGCACGACGGCGGTGGGGCCAAACATCTTTCAGGTCGGTGGACAGTTGGGACGACAGTGACGATAAAGACACCGGCGTTTCCATCTCCAAAAAACCCACCATCACTTCTCTGAGGAACAGCTGTCG ATTTTCAGAGTCAAAGAACAACAGAGGATCAAAACTGCCAAGCAACAACGGACTGAGCCGAGATGACTCCAACACCATGTCAGCCAAGCAGCACTACCTCCACCAGTCCAGATATATGCCTG ATGTTGGTCTTCCTAAAATACCAGATAAGACGCCTCTAAAAGAAAAGACCTCAGAGGATCTTGATCTTTTGAAAG ATTCCTTTGTGAGCAGCTCCAACACCAAGACGTTCATGACACCTTTACAAAAAACCGAAACAGGAGCAGCCCGACAGAGGGTTATACTGGCACCCATAGGAGACGCCTCTGCTG TCGATCTGTCGTCTGCTGCTGATCTGAGAGTGGAGCTGCAAACCAAACCATTGAAAAGCAAAACCTTAAACAAGCTGGCACCCTCAAATGAAG AGTATGAAGGATGGAAAAGCAGGAAACTGAATTCTCAGGTCTTTGGATTCATCACCAGCACTCCAGCGAAGACCAGCCTCTCCAGGAGCTCAAACTCTCAGCCAGTGACCGGACGAGTAGACTGGACCGCCAAATACAGCGGCCGCCGGTAG
- the LOC113010901 gene encoding serine/threonine-protein kinase MAK-like isoform X1: MTSVWDCQGSSLKESQGSVWMINRYTTLKQLGDGTYGSVLLGKSNETGELVAIKRMKRKFYSWDECLNLREVKSLKKLNHANVVKLKEVIRENDYLYFVFEYMKENLYQLMKEREDQMFSENEIRNILFQVLSGLAFVHKHGYFHRDLKPENILCMGPELVKIADFGLAREIRSQPPYTDYVSTRWYRAPEVLLRSNSYSSPIDIWAVGCIMAELYTLTPLFPGNNEVDEILKICQVLGTLKKLDWPEGFNLAASMNFRFPKCAPTSLRSLIPNASDDAITLMKDMLQWDPEKRPSASQALRYPYFYVGQTLGAPLKHSEQQAQKKISETAADLKPLSLCKPHLDPCELVTTHAEPQTCSQSLHQPIQQIPLPQEDIEKSTLQPVCPSTLTEGQQEPLSLVKRRPPEHCQPVNITERGAENRHARPARRRWGQTSFRSVDSWDDSDDKDTGVSISKKPTITSLRNSCRFSESKNNRGSKLPSNNGLSRDDSNTMSAKQHYLHQSRYMPGINPKSTSSVRGQVSSRKLGVSSCLSRGHGLEIPLRRDVGLPKIPDKTPLKEKTSEDLDLLKDSFVSSSNTKTFMTPLQKTETGAARQRVILAPIGDASAVDLSSAADLRVELQTKPLKSKTLNKLAPSNEEYEGWKSRKLNSQVFGFITSTPAKTSLSRSSNSQPVTGRVDWTAKYSGRR; this comes from the exons atgaCCAGCGTCTGGGATTGTCAGGGTTCCTCACTGAAGGAGAGCCAGGGCTCTGTGTGGATGATTAACCGCTACACCACACTCAAGCAGCTCGGGGACGGCACGTATGGCAGTGTGCTCCTGGGCAAGAGCAATGAGACTGGTGAGCTGGTGGCCATAAAGAG GATGAAGAGGAAGTTTTATTCCTGGGACGAATGCTTAAACCTAAGAGAAGTGAAG TCACTGAAGAAGCTGAACCATGCCAATGTGGTGAAACTGAAGGAAGTCATCAGAGAAAATGACTACCTCTACTTTGTCTTTGAGTATATGAAAGAAAACCTCTATCAGCTCATGAAAGAACG AGAagatcagatgttttcagaaaatGAGATAAGGAACATTTTGTTCCAGGTATTATCTGGCTTAGCATTTGTGCATAAGCACG GGTATTTCCATCGTGATCTGAAGCCGGAGAACATACTGTGCATGGGCCCGGAGCTCGTGAAGATCGCAGATTTTGGCCTAGCAAGAGAAATCCGCTCGCAACCACCTTACACAGATTATGTGTCCACAAGATG GTACCGGGCCCCTGAGGTTCTGCTCAGGTCCAACTCTTACAGCTCTCCCATCGACATCTGGGCAGTGGGCTGCATCATGGCAGAGCTGTACACCCTGACACCTTTGTTCCCAGGAAACAACGAGGTGGACGAGATCTTAAAAATCTGTCAGGTGCTGGGAACGCTGAAGAAG TTGGACTGGCCTGAGGGCTTCAACCTCGCAGCCTCAATGAACTTCCGCTTCCCGAAGTGCGCTCCCACCAGCCTCAGGTCCCTGATTCCCAACGCCAGTGATGACGCGATCACGCTGATGAAAGACATGCTGCAGTGGGACCCTGAGAAAAGACCGAGTGCTTCTCAG GCTTTGAGGTATCCATACTTCTATGTAGGACAGACACTTGGTGCCCCACTAAAGCACTCAGAACAGCAGGCCCAGAAGAAGATTTCTGAGACAGCTGCAGATCTGAAGCCTCTGTCCCTCTGTAAGCCTCATCTGGACCCCTGCGAGCTTGTCACGACCCACGCTGAGCCTCAGACCTGCAGCCAGTCTCTCCATCAGCCTATCCAGCAGATTCCTCTTCCTCAGGAGGATATAGAGAAGAGCACACTTCAACCAGTGTGTCccagcacactgacagaggggcAGCAGGAGCCTCTCAGTCTGGTGAAAAGAAGACCACCAGAGCACTGTCAGCCTGTAAACATCACTGAG CGAGGAGCCGAGAATAGACATGCCCGGCCTGCACGACGGCGGTGGGGCCAAACATCTTTCAGGTCGGTGGACAGTTGGGACGACAGTGACGATAAAGACACCGGCGTTTCCATCTCCAAAAAACCCACCATCACTTCTCTGAGGAACAGCTGTCG ATTTTCAGAGTCAAAGAACAACAGAGGATCAAAACTGCCAAGCAACAACGGACTGAGCCGAGATGACTCCAACACCATGTCAGCCAAGCAGCACTACCTCCACCAGTCCAGATATATGCCTG GCATAAATCCAAAAAGCACCTCCTCAGTAAGAGGCCAAGTGTCCAGCAGAAAGCTGGGAGTGTCCTCGTGTTTATCCAGAGGACACGGCCTGGAGATCCCTCTCAGGAGAG ATGTTGGTCTTCCTAAAATACCAGATAAGACGCCTCTAAAAGAAAAGACCTCAGAGGATCTTGATCTTTTGAAAG ATTCCTTTGTGAGCAGCTCCAACACCAAGACGTTCATGACACCTTTACAAAAAACCGAAACAGGAGCAGCCCGACAGAGGGTTATACTGGCACCCATAGGAGACGCCTCTGCTG TCGATCTGTCGTCTGCTGCTGATCTGAGAGTGGAGCTGCAAACCAAACCATTGAAAAGCAAAACCTTAAACAAGCTGGCACCCTCAAATGAAG AGTATGAAGGATGGAAAAGCAGGAAACTGAATTCTCAGGTCTTTGGATTCATCACCAGCACTCCAGCGAAGACCAGCCTCTCCAGGAGCTCAAACTCTCAGCCAGTGACCGGACGAGTAGACTGGACCGCCAAATACAGCGGCCGCCGGTAG
- the LOC113010901 gene encoding serine/threonine-protein kinase MAK-like isoform X3, whose amino-acid sequence MTSVWDCQGSSLKESQGSVWMINRYTTLKQLGDGTYGSVLLGKSNETGELVAIKRMKRKFYSWDECLNLREVKSLKKLNHANVVKLKEVIRENDYLYFVFEYMKENLYQLMKEREDQMFSENEIRNILFQVLSGLAFVHKHGYFHRDLKPENILCMGPELVKIADFGLAREIRSQPPYTDYVSTRWYRAPEVLLRSNSYSSPIDIWAVGCIMAELYTLTPLFPGNNEVDEILKICQVLGTLKKLDWPEGFNLAASMNFRFPKCAPTSLRSLIPNASDDAITLMKDMLQWDPEKRPSASQALRYPYFYVGQTLGAPLKHSEQQAQKKISETAADLKPLSLCKPHLDPCELVTTHAEPQTCSQSLHQPIQQIPLPQEDIEKSTLQPVCPSTLTEGQQEPLSLVKRRPPEHCQPVNITERGAENRHARPARRRWGQTSFRSVDSWDDSDDKDTGVSISKKPTITSLRNSCRFSESKNNRGSKLPSNNGLSRDDSNTMSAKQHYLHQSRYMPDSFVSSSNTKTFMTPLQKTETGAARQRVILAPIGDASAVDLSSAADLRVELQTKPLKSKTLNKLAPSNEEYEGWKSRKLNSQVFGFITSTPAKTSLSRSSNSQPVTGRVDWTAKYSGRR is encoded by the exons atgaCCAGCGTCTGGGATTGTCAGGGTTCCTCACTGAAGGAGAGCCAGGGCTCTGTGTGGATGATTAACCGCTACACCACACTCAAGCAGCTCGGGGACGGCACGTATGGCAGTGTGCTCCTGGGCAAGAGCAATGAGACTGGTGAGCTGGTGGCCATAAAGAG GATGAAGAGGAAGTTTTATTCCTGGGACGAATGCTTAAACCTAAGAGAAGTGAAG TCACTGAAGAAGCTGAACCATGCCAATGTGGTGAAACTGAAGGAAGTCATCAGAGAAAATGACTACCTCTACTTTGTCTTTGAGTATATGAAAGAAAACCTCTATCAGCTCATGAAAGAACG AGAagatcagatgttttcagaaaatGAGATAAGGAACATTTTGTTCCAGGTATTATCTGGCTTAGCATTTGTGCATAAGCACG GGTATTTCCATCGTGATCTGAAGCCGGAGAACATACTGTGCATGGGCCCGGAGCTCGTGAAGATCGCAGATTTTGGCCTAGCAAGAGAAATCCGCTCGCAACCACCTTACACAGATTATGTGTCCACAAGATG GTACCGGGCCCCTGAGGTTCTGCTCAGGTCCAACTCTTACAGCTCTCCCATCGACATCTGGGCAGTGGGCTGCATCATGGCAGAGCTGTACACCCTGACACCTTTGTTCCCAGGAAACAACGAGGTGGACGAGATCTTAAAAATCTGTCAGGTGCTGGGAACGCTGAAGAAG TTGGACTGGCCTGAGGGCTTCAACCTCGCAGCCTCAATGAACTTCCGCTTCCCGAAGTGCGCTCCCACCAGCCTCAGGTCCCTGATTCCCAACGCCAGTGATGACGCGATCACGCTGATGAAAGACATGCTGCAGTGGGACCCTGAGAAAAGACCGAGTGCTTCTCAG GCTTTGAGGTATCCATACTTCTATGTAGGACAGACACTTGGTGCCCCACTAAAGCACTCAGAACAGCAGGCCCAGAAGAAGATTTCTGAGACAGCTGCAGATCTGAAGCCTCTGTCCCTCTGTAAGCCTCATCTGGACCCCTGCGAGCTTGTCACGACCCACGCTGAGCCTCAGACCTGCAGCCAGTCTCTCCATCAGCCTATCCAGCAGATTCCTCTTCCTCAGGAGGATATAGAGAAGAGCACACTTCAACCAGTGTGTCccagcacactgacagaggggcAGCAGGAGCCTCTCAGTCTGGTGAAAAGAAGACCACCAGAGCACTGTCAGCCTGTAAACATCACTGAG CGAGGAGCCGAGAATAGACATGCCCGGCCTGCACGACGGCGGTGGGGCCAAACATCTTTCAGGTCGGTGGACAGTTGGGACGACAGTGACGATAAAGACACCGGCGTTTCCATCTCCAAAAAACCCACCATCACTTCTCTGAGGAACAGCTGTCG ATTTTCAGAGTCAAAGAACAACAGAGGATCAAAACTGCCAAGCAACAACGGACTGAGCCGAGATGACTCCAACACCATGTCAGCCAAGCAGCACTACCTCCACCAGTCCAGATATATGCCTG ATTCCTTTGTGAGCAGCTCCAACACCAAGACGTTCATGACACCTTTACAAAAAACCGAAACAGGAGCAGCCCGACAGAGGGTTATACTGGCACCCATAGGAGACGCCTCTGCTG TCGATCTGTCGTCTGCTGCTGATCTGAGAGTGGAGCTGCAAACCAAACCATTGAAAAGCAAAACCTTAAACAAGCTGGCACCCTCAAATGAAG AGTATGAAGGATGGAAAAGCAGGAAACTGAATTCTCAGGTCTTTGGATTCATCACCAGCACTCCAGCGAAGACCAGCCTCTCCAGGAGCTCAAACTCTCAGCCAGTGACCGGACGAGTAGACTGGACCGCCAAATACAGCGGCCGCCGGTAG